AAGGTGGATTTTATGATTACTCTGATCCTGAAGCTGTAAATATGAGTGTTTCTGTTTGGGGATTTGTAAAATATCCCGGAAGATATCAAATACCAGTATATACAACTGCTAGTGATTTATTATCTTATGCTGGTGGACCAACAGACGATTCTGATCTTGAAGATTTACGGCTTTACAGAGTTATGGAAGATTCAACTCAACATCTGTTTTCGTTCAATTTTAATGATTTACTTTGGGCAGATAATTTAGAAGTGCAAAGCAGAAAATTACCAAAATTACAAGGCGGAGATTTACTAGTTGTTCCAGGTTCTCCAAGATTATACTTTAAAAATTGGTTTCAAGTTGGTTTAAGCATTTTTTCTGCTGTAATTTCCCTATGGCTTTTAATATTAAGATTAAAATAAAGGATATAAATTAGTGGAAAAAGTTAAAAATTTTAACTCGAATTCGAAAAACAAAAGCGCATCAGTAAATTATCTAAATATGTTGAAATCAAATTTGGTTTTGATTCTAACTATCAGTTTAGTAATATTTTCAATTATTCTCATTTACGCAATTTCTGCGCCCGATATTTATACGAGTACAACAGTTTTAAAAATTTCTGAACCTCAGAATAAAAATATCTTATCGGATCCGCTTCAGGCTGCACTTGGTTCCTCAAGTACTGATAGATATATAGCAAATGAAATTGAAGTAATGAAAAATAGATCAATTAGAGAAGAAGTTGCAAGGGTGGTTATCGATTCATTTAAACAAATTGGAAACTCCGAAGTATTTGATTTAGCAGTAAATAAAAGTTCCGGTATTTTTGAAAATACAAAAACTCAAGTGCGTTCCGATAGATCATTAGCTGCTCTTTTATCAGAAAATGTAACCATAGAACAAGTTCCAAGCTTGGATTTTATTCAGATTAATGTTGAATCTGGTTCACCAAAGGAAACAGCAATAATTGCAAATGCCTATGCAAATGTTTATCGTGATTTTAACCTCAGAGATAGTCGTAAACAATTAACAAAGGTTAAAGAATTTTTAGCGCTACAGAGAGATGAAAAGTTTGAGGAATTAGCAGTTGCTGAAGATGATCTAAGAGTTTACCAAGCTCAAGGCGGCGGAGTTGAATTAGGTGAACAAGCGCTTAATTTAATTAGAACGACTTCTGAATTCGAAGCTGATCAAAGTCGTCTTCAAATTGAAATGAGTATGGCAAAAGAAAATTTAGCTAGGTTAAAAGATGAGTATCATGCAAGAAATAAAACATTATCCGGTTGGGTAGAATCAAAATCGGTTGAACCTGAAATAGAAGGTTTGAGAAATGAAATTGCAGCTGTGGAAATTCAAAAAACAAAGGCATTATCTGGATCAAATTCTGGTACAAATAATTCCTCACTTATTGATAGTTATGATCAAAAATTATCGAATTTAAATTCTAGATTGAAAAAAATTCATGGTGAATATCAAGACAAAGTTCTATCCTCAACTCCTACCGAACTTAAGGAAATTACCCAAGAATTGTTTCAAGCTGAATTAAAATATGAAGGACTGAAAGCAAGATATAGTTCCTTAAATTCAGTTGTTGCTTCCTATGATAAAAAATTTAATGAATTACCAAGTAAAACTTTAGACTTTGCAAGACTTGAAAGAAAAAGACAATCACTAGAAAAATTATATACAGTTCTTGAAGCTAAATATCAAGAAGCACTTATAAATGAACAATCTACACCGGGCAATGTTTTAATAATGAGTGATGCCCGAGTACCTGGTGGTCCGGCAAAACCAAACCGACCATTATTAGCAATTATGGGTTTAATTCTTGGTTTTGGTGTTGCATTTACTTACGTATTCTTAAAAAGTTATTTTGATAAAACTGTAAAAACTCCGGAAGATATTGAAAAAGAATCTACAAATGTTTTAGCATGGATTCCAAAATTTGAAAGAAAAATTGATAAGACTCAGAAGAATGCAGAAATTTTGGTTGGTGGAAGTACTGAAGCAGCTGCTGGTGAATCTTATAGATCATTAAGAACTCGTATTCAATTTAGTAAAATTACAGAAGGCGCTAAAAGCATTTTAATTACTTCTTCAGCTCCGCAAGAAGGTAAAACAACTGTTGCAACAAATTTAGCTGCAAGTTTTGCTCAATCAAATAAGAAAACAATTATTTTAGATTGCGATTTAAGAATTCCAAGAGTTAATGAAGTTTTTGGCGGATTGAAATCCCCCGGGTTTACAAATTATTTATTCAAACAAGCATCATATGATGATATTTTGAGAAAAACTGATTTTGAGAATTTATTCTATATTGCAGCCGGTACAATACCAACCAATCCTTCTGAAATTTTAGGTTCTGACCAAATGAAAGAATTTATCGAATTTCTAAAATCAAAATTTGATATTGTTGTAATTGACTCTCCTCCGGTAATGACAATTACAGATGCAGAAATTCTATCTCATATTGTTGATATGAGTATTTTGGTTGTATTTGCCGAAAAAACTGAAGTTGATTGGTTAATTGAAGCAACAAATCAATTAACATCTCACGGACAAAAATCATTTATTGGAACTGTTCTAAATAATTTTGATTACAATAGTGGTTATAGATCCTACAATAAATATAACCATTCTAAATATTATTCAAGAGTTGATGAAACAAAGCAAAAAGAATGGGTTAATTCTTAAAAATAATATAAAAGCAAAAAAATTAAGCCTCAGAAATGAGGCTTTTTTATTGTACCCCGGAGAGGATTTGAACCTCCGACCTGCAGTTTAGGAAACTGTCGCTCTATCCTACTGAGCTACCGGGGCTTTATATGTTTACTTTCCTAATACAAAAAATAATAATAATCCTTTTGTTATCAAATTTACAATTTCTTAATGTATCAAAATTGTAATTGCCTTTCTTTTTAGATAGTTTTACAATTATAAAATTAACTATTACATTCATTTTAGGAGTTTTAATAATGACAACAATCATTGATATTTTAGGTAGAGAAATTTTAGATTCCAGAGGCAATCCAACCGTAGAAGTTGAAGTACTATTGGATTCAGGAATTATTGGTCGTGCTGCAGTTCCAAGCGGTGCGTCAACCGGTGAACACGAAGCAGTTGAATTGCGTGATGTTAAGAAAAAAAGATATTTAGGAAAAGGAGTTCAAAAAGCAGTTAGTAATGTAAATGATATTATTGCTGATTTGTTAATTGATTTTGATGCCGCTGATCAAGTTGCGATAGATAATTTTTTAATTGAATTGGATGGAACACCAAACAAATCTAAATTAGGTGCAAATGCAATTTTGGGAGTTTCACTTGCTTGTGCAAAAGCTGCAGCAGAAGCTTTGGAATTACCACTTTACAGATATATCGGTGGAACAAGTGCAAGAGTCCTTCCAGTACCTATGATGAACATTCTAAATGGCGGCTCGCACGCTGACAACACTGTTGATTTCCAAGAATTTATGATTATGCCTCACGGAGCTACAAGTTTTGCTGAAGCTTTAAGAATGGGAACCGAAACTTTTCATTCTTTAAAATCTGTATTAAAGAAAAACGGTTACTCAACATCTGTTGGCGATGAAGGTGGATTTGCTCCAAACTTAAAATCAAATGAACAAACTTTAGATTTAATTCTTGAATCAATTACAAAAGCCGGTTACAAACCTGGAAAAGAAATTAGTCTTGCTTTGGATGTTGCATCAAGTGAAATGTATGATAAAAAGAAAAACAAATATGTATTCTTCAAATCAGATAAATCAGAAAAAACTTCCGATGAAATGATTAAAATTTATGAAAAGTTAGTTAAGAATTATCCTATCGTTTCAATTGAAGATGGTTTAGATGAAAATGATTGGAAAGGCTGGAAAAATTTAACCGATGCTTTAGGCAAAAAAATTCAATTAGTTGGTGACGATTTATTTGTAACAAACACACAAAAATTATCTAAAGGAATTGGGGAAGGAATTGCAAACTCAATTTTGATTAAAGTAAATCAAATTGGAACTTTAACAGAGACTTTAGATGCAATTGAAATGGCAAAACGTGCCGGTTACACAAATGTAATCAGCCATCGTTCAGGTGAAACAGAAGATACAACTATTGCTGATATTGCCGTTGCTACCAATGCCGGTCAAATTAAAACCGGTTCCGCAAGCAGAAGTGATAGAATTGCAAAATACAATCAGTTGTTAAGAATTGAAGAAGAATTAGATTCTACAGCAATTTATCCGGGTTTAGCAGCAATTAATTACAAATAAATTTATTTGAATTGGTTTATAAAAGCGTCTAATTTTAGGCGCTTTTTTTATGTTCAAAATAATGAAATTGTTTCAATCGAAATGGTTTAAGAACTCTTAGGAATGTTGTGTAATTTGTTTCAATTATTTTTAATGTAATTTGACATACTTCTTACAACAAAAATAAATGTTCCAACAAGAAACGCAATAATTAACGAAAAGTATAAAATAGTTTCCATTATTTTTTCTCAGTAAATTATTCTATCAAATAAAAAGGAATTACATAAGTAAATTGTGATTCCAAACAATTTATTATCGAAAATAAAATTTTTATAATTAAGTGAGTTTTTAGTTACAAATAAATTGGATTAAATTTTATAAGTCAAATATGCAATTCATTGGTGAAATTTCAGCATTAATTACAGCATTTCTTTGGTCGGGAACAGCAATTGCTTTTTCAGAAGCTACAAAAATTGTCGGCTCATTTGTCGTAAACATTACCAGATTATTGATGGCAACACTTTTTCTCATAATTACAATTTTAATTTTTAACTTAAACTTCCAAATTACTTTTGAGCAAATTTATTTATTAGGATTAAGCGGAATTATCGGATTGGTATTTGGCGATGGATTTTTATTCAAATCATATCAATATATTGGTGCAAGATTGAGCATGTTAATTATGACTCTTTCTCCCGCCGTGGCTTCATTTGCCGCATATCTTTATTTAGATGAATCTTTATCCTTTTGGGGAATTATTGGAATTGTAATTACTATTTTTGGAATTTCTTTAGTTGTGCTAAAAAGATCAGAACAACCTTCTGGTGATTATAAAAAAAATAATATTGGATATTTGTTTGCATTTTTAGGTGCAGTTGGGCAAGCAATAAATTTAATTTTTGCAAAACAAGCATTTCAGTTAGGTGAAATAAATAGTTTTGTAGCAACTTTTTATAGAATGCTTCCATCAATTTTTTTAATGTATTTTATTGGTTTAATTTTTAAAAGCAGAAGAACAAGTTTTTCAATTCTGAAAGAAAAAAAAGAAGCTCTTAAATTTATAATTATCGGTTCATTGATTGGTCCATTTTTAGGAATAACTTTTAGCTTGATTGCAATTTCACATACAAAAATTGGAATTGCCGCAACACTTATGTCAACCGTACCAATATTGATGTTGCCAATTGTACGATATTATTTTAAGGAAAAATTGTCTTTTATCTCAATTCTTGGAGCTGTTGTTGCAGTAGTTGGTGTTGCAATTTTATTTCTTAAATAATTTACTTTCTTCCCTTTTTAAATTCATAAATTATTTTTCCAAGATTTGCAAGAAAAGGCAAACCAATTTCATCGTATTCATATTTATCATCATTGTAAATTTGATCTTCATTAACATGAATTACAGCTGATAAGAAAAACTCAATTTTATTTTCTTTATCTTGAATAAAGGCGTTATCAATTAAATATCCGTAAGCTAATCCGCTTTTGCTATGAATTTTAATATTATTTGGAATTGGATTTTTTGAATCGCCAAACATTAAAAACTTTACATATCCATCATAATATTCGGTAGAATCATACTTCGGACATTCACTTTCTCTGGGAAGCATACACATATATTTATTTAAAAATTTATAATCATCTTTGTTTAAGTTAAATCTTTCTTCTTTGTTAAATAGTTCCGGATAAGTAATTCTAATCATCAAATTATGCTGATCTCTCAATCCAAAAAAATTATTCTGCGAAAAATCTTTTGGTTCATTTATTAAAATATCATTTGAATAATAACCAATTCCCTTTTTCATTTCGGTTAAATTTAATTGATTATTTGTTCCTTCAAACTTTGCCGGTTGTTGATAAATCACATTATTATTTTCATCATAAAAATTAATTGGATTAGTTTGCTTATTTTGTTCTTCGGTTCTTGCAACTTCCAATCTGTGAACAATTTTAGTATTAGCAAATCCCCTATTTTGCAAACGTTCATTAATTTCTTTTTGTCCGAGAAAATCATACAATCTGTTGAATGCTTCATTATCACTAACTAAAAATATTTTCTTAATATAATTTGCAATATTCGGATAACCGCATTCATCTTTAAAATTTTTATCGAACGAAACTTGATTTTTATAAATGCTATCTATTGATAAATGTGTGAATTTATTAACGCCGGAAATATTTAAATCATTCAATTTTTCTAATGCCAAAATTGCTGCGGGAAATTTTACGGTACTTGCGGGATAAAAATATTTTTGCGGATTTTCATTAAATGAAAAAGTGTTAAGAGAAATTTCACCATTATCGTTTTTATCAATCTGCGTATATATTATTTGGATTTCATACTTTTCTAAATTTTCTATTGCCGGTAATAATTTTTCATAATTATCATTAATTAATTTTTCCAAAATATTTTCAGATTGTCCAAAATTTTGATTTATCATTAAAATTATTCCAAATAAAATTAAAATTGATTTTTTCATTTTTTATAAACTCTAATTTAAAATAGAAATTACTTCTTTATGAATATTTGGAGTTGCGGCAATAATGCTTTCTCCTTCTTCGGCATTTTTACCTTGGTAATCTGTAATTATTCCGCCAGCACCCTTTATAATTGGAATTAAAGCCATTGTATCCCACACATTCATTATTGGATCAATCATTATTTGCGCAAAACCGGAAGCAACCAAATAATATCCATAGCAATCTCCCCATTGGCGATATAGTTTTACTTTCCGCATAAGTTGCTCAAATTTTGGTAAATTCTGAAATTCCTCAACTGCCAAATGATCGGTTGTAAGAAGCACAGCATCTTCAATTTTATTTACATCTTTTACTTTTACTAAATTATCATTTAGAAATGTTTGCGAGTTATCACCAATTAAAAATTCATTAAGTATTGGTTGATGAAAAACTCCAATTACCGGTTTACCATTTTTAGTCAAGGAAATAAGAGTTCCAAAAGTTACAGTTCCGCATATAAAACTTTTTGTTCCATCAATTGGATCCAATAGCCATTGGTATTCCGCTTCTTTATTGTATTGACCAAATTCCTCACCTAAAATTCCATATGATGGAAATTCTTTCATGATTAATTCCCGCAATTTTTCTTCTGTTGATTTATCAGCAATTGTAACCGGAGAATCATCCGATTTAGTTTCAATATTTATATTGCTTCTAAAATATTTACGAATATTTTTACCACTCACATCCGTTAACATTTTGCAAAAATTTGTAAGTTCTAAAATCTCACTTTGAGATAACACCACAAAAACCTCATAATTAATTTGTACTATTCTTTTCTTATTATTGGGTATTAAAATAAATTATTTATGAAACTTTTAGAAGCAACTTCAGAAAATATTAATTTATCTGCGGAAATATTAAAATCCGGCGGACTTGTAGCATTTCCTACAGAAACGGTTTACGGCTTGGGTGCAGATGGTTTGAATAGTTTAGCAGTATCAAAAATTTTTGAAGTAAAACAGCGCCCCTCTTTTAATCCGTTAATACTTCATGTTTCTTCAATAAAAATGTTACATGAAATTGCTGAATTTTCGAGCGAAAAGATTTCCAAAATAATTGATAAATTTTGGCCCGGACCTCTAACATTAGTTTTGAAAAAAAAAGATATTGTTCCGTACATTGTAACATCCGGATTGGAAACCGTTGCAGTAAGAATGCCAAATAATAAAATTGCTTTGGAATTAATTGAAAAACTCGGAAAACCAATAGCAGCGCCAAGTGCAAACAGTTTTAGTAAACTGAGTCCAACAAAAGCCGAGCACGTTGTAAAACAATTAGGAAATAAAGTTGATATAATTTTAGATGGCGGAAATTGTGAAATCGGAGTTGAATCAACAATAATTGAAGTAAATGATGATTCGCAATTTTTATTACGTCATGGTGGAATTGCAAAAGAAAGCATTGAAGAAATAATTGGCAAATTGGATAAACCTAATTCCCTTGCTGTATTTCCAAATTCGCCGGGACAATTAAAAATTCATTATGCTCCAAATATTCCAATTTACTTTTATGATGACGAATTAATTAAGAATTCCTCAAATAAAAATATTGGTGCAATATTCTTTCATAAAATCAAGAATAGTGAAAGGTTTAAAGTTTCAAAAATTCTATCAAAAAATTCAGATTTACACGAAGCAGCTGCAAACTTATTTTCTTTTTTGCATGAATTAGAAAATCTAAATTTGGATTTAATTGTTGTGGAACCTATTAAAAATATCGGACTTGGTGCTGCCATTATGGATAGATTAACAAAAGCTGTGAATAAATATGTATAATTAAAATTAATTATTCCAAAACAACAAGATGAGATGTCTGAGGTTGGTTTTTAATTTCAGAAATCTTTTTCAAATTTACTTCTTTAGCTAAATAATCTAATCCACCATTTTTTACATAGTTTTTAAAATTATTGTAATGATCTTTTCCGGCTAAATATTCAACAACAACATTTAACTTTCCCCAAAATGAATTTGGTGTAGGAGTTATATAATCACCAATTATTATTTTATTTGAAATTTTTTTAATTGCGGATAATAATCCCAATCTTTCATTTTCCTGCATTTCATGAATAACGTAAGTAAGAATTGCAAAATCAAATTTTTCGGAAACTCTTCTGCTAATTTTTTCTATATCTCCATGTACAAATTCAACATTTTTATAATTTCCATTGTGATTAGAATTTGCAACAGAAATATTTTTTGATGATAAATCAATACCAACAATTTTTCTACAATGATTAGAAAGTTGAAAAGCCAATCTTCCAGTTCCGCATCCAATATCTAATACTGAATTGTCTTTACCAACAATTCTTTTAATTTGCTCAAACATTTTATCTTGGTTTGGGGCAATAATTTTATCGTAAAAAATTCCATCATACCAATGTTTTTTATCATTCATATTTTCTAAAACCCAACTAATAATTCAAAAGACATAATTATAATTGCAACAATTAAAATTATTTTAATAATTTTTTCACCTTTTTTTACAGCAACTTTTGCAGCCCACCAAGCTCCAATTCCGCTTCCAGCCGAAAGACTAATTCCATATAACCAATTTATGTTATCAGTAAAAATAAAAATTAATAATGCAGGAATTGTATAAATCAAAACAATTA
The nucleotide sequence above comes from Ignavibacteriota bacterium. Encoded proteins:
- a CDS encoding DMT family transporter, whose protein sequence is MQFIGEISALITAFLWSGTAIAFSEATKIVGSFVVNITRLLMATLFLIITILIFNLNFQITFEQIYLLGLSGIIGLVFGDGFLFKSYQYIGARLSMLIMTLSPAVASFAAYLYLDESLSFWGIIGIVITIFGISLVVLKRSEQPSGDYKKNNIGYLFAFLGAVGQAINLIFAKQAFQLGEINSFVATFYRMLPSIFLMYFIGLIFKSRRTSFSILKEKKEALKFIIIGSLIGPFLGITFSLIAISHTKIGIAATLMSTVPILMLPIVRYYFKEKLSFISILGAVVAVVGVAILFLK
- a CDS encoding serine hydrolase; this translates as MKKSILILFGIILMINQNFGQSENILEKLINDNYEKLLPAIENLEKYEIQIIYTQIDKNDNGEISLNTFSFNENPQKYFYPASTVKFPAAILALEKLNDLNISGVNKFTHLSIDSIYKNQVSFDKNFKDECGYPNIANYIKKIFLVSDNEAFNRLYDFLGQKEINERLQNRGFANTKIVHRLEVARTEEQNKQTNPINFYDENNNVIYQQPAKFEGTNNQLNLTEMKKGIGYYSNDILINEPKDFSQNNFFGLRDQHNLMIRITYPELFNKEERFNLNKDDYKFLNKYMCMLPRESECPKYDSTEYYDGYVKFLMFGDSKNPIPNNIKIHSKSGLAYGYLIDNAFIQDKENKIEFFLSAVIHVNEDQIYNDDKYEYDEIGLPFLANLGKIIYEFKKGRK
- a CDS encoding threonylcarbamoyl-AMP synthase, translating into MKLLEATSENINLSAEILKSGGLVAFPTETVYGLGADGLNSLAVSKIFEVKQRPSFNPLILHVSSIKMLHEIAEFSSEKISKIIDKFWPGPLTLVLKKKDIVPYIVTSGLETVAVRMPNNKIALELIEKLGKPIAAPSANSFSKLSPTKAEHVVKQLGNKVDIILDGGNCEIGVESTIIEVNDDSQFLLRHGGIAKESIEEIIGKLDKPNSLAVFPNSPGQLKIHYAPNIPIYFYDDELIKNSSNKNIGAIFFHKIKNSERFKVSKILSKNSDLHEAAANLFSFLHELENLNLDLIVVEPIKNIGLGAAIMDRLTKAVNKYV
- the eno gene encoding phosphopyruvate hydratase, encoding MTTIIDILGREILDSRGNPTVEVEVLLDSGIIGRAAVPSGASTGEHEAVELRDVKKKRYLGKGVQKAVSNVNDIIADLLIDFDAADQVAIDNFLIELDGTPNKSKLGANAILGVSLACAKAAAEALELPLYRYIGGTSARVLPVPMMNILNGGSHADNTVDFQEFMIMPHGATSFAEALRMGTETFHSLKSVLKKNGYSTSVGDEGGFAPNLKSNEQTLDLILESITKAGYKPGKEISLALDVASSEMYDKKKNKYVFFKSDKSEKTSDEMIKIYEKLVKNYPIVSIEDGLDENDWKGWKNLTDALGKKIQLVGDDLFVTNTQKLSKGIGEGIANSILIKVNQIGTLTETLDAIEMAKRAGYTNVISHRSGETEDTTIADIAVATNAGQIKTGSASRSDRIAKYNQLLRIEEELDSTAIYPGLAAINYK
- a CDS encoding SLBB domain-containing protein, with translation MKRKLTIIMLFFMAYGLFAQNENDVRLGTQYTGVTSQRQGGFYDYSDPEAVNMSVSVWGFVKYPGRYQIPVYTTASDLLSYAGGPTDDSDLEDLRLYRVMEDSTQHLFSFNFNDLLWADNLEVQSRKLPKLQGGDLLVVPGSPRLYFKNWFQVGLSIFSAVISLWLLILRLK
- a CDS encoding class I SAM-dependent methyltransferase, with amino-acid sequence MNDKKHWYDGIFYDKIIAPNQDKMFEQIKRIVGKDNSVLDIGCGTGRLAFQLSNHCRKIVGIDLSSKNISVANSNHNGNYKNVEFVHGDIEKISRRVSEKFDFAILTYVIHEMQENERLGLLSAIKKISNKIIIGDYITPTPNSFWGKLNVVVEYLAGKDHYNNFKNYVKNGGLDYLAKEVNLKKISEIKNQPQTSHLVVLE
- a CDS encoding polysaccharide biosynthesis tyrosine autokinase, with the protein product MEKVKNFNSNSKNKSASVNYLNMLKSNLVLILTISLVIFSIILIYAISAPDIYTSTTVLKISEPQNKNILSDPLQAALGSSSTDRYIANEIEVMKNRSIREEVARVVIDSFKQIGNSEVFDLAVNKSSGIFENTKTQVRSDRSLAALLSENVTIEQVPSLDFIQINVESGSPKETAIIANAYANVYRDFNLRDSRKQLTKVKEFLALQRDEKFEELAVAEDDLRVYQAQGGGVELGEQALNLIRTTSEFEADQSRLQIEMSMAKENLARLKDEYHARNKTLSGWVESKSVEPEIEGLRNEIAAVEIQKTKALSGSNSGTNNSSLIDSYDQKLSNLNSRLKKIHGEYQDKVLSSTPTELKEITQELFQAELKYEGLKARYSSLNSVVASYDKKFNELPSKTLDFARLERKRQSLEKLYTVLEAKYQEALINEQSTPGNVLIMSDARVPGGPAKPNRPLLAIMGLILGFGVAFTYVFLKSYFDKTVKTPEDIEKESTNVLAWIPKFERKIDKTQKNAEILVGGSTEAAAGESYRSLRTRIQFSKITEGAKSILITSSAPQEGKTTVATNLAASFAQSNKKTIILDCDLRIPRVNEVFGGLKSPGFTNYLFKQASYDDILRKTDFENLFYIAAGTIPTNPSEILGSDQMKEFIEFLKSKFDIVVIDSPPVMTITDAEILSHIVDMSILVVFAEKTEVDWLIEATNQLTSHGQKSFIGTVLNNFDYNSGYRSYNKYNHSKYYSRVDETKQKEWVNS
- the hisN gene encoding histidinol-phosphatase, which gives rise to MLTDVSGKNIRKYFRSNINIETKSDDSPVTIADKSTEEKLRELIMKEFPSYGILGEEFGQYNKEAEYQWLLDPIDGTKSFICGTVTFGTLISLTKNGKPVIGVFHQPILNEFLIGDNSQTFLNDNLVKVKDVNKIEDAVLLTTDHLAVEEFQNLPKFEQLMRKVKLYRQWGDCYGYYLVASGFAQIMIDPIMNVWDTMALIPIIKGAGGIITDYQGKNAEEGESIIAATPNIHKEVISILN